In Kitasatospora sp. NBC_00240, the following are encoded in one genomic region:
- a CDS encoding aspartate carbamoyltransferase catalytic subunit, translating into MKRHLVSAADLTRDDALLILDTAEELAQLSGRAVKKLPTLRGRTVVNLFFEDSTRTKTSFEVAEKRLSADVINFSAKGSSVSKGESLKDTALTLQAMGADAVVIRHHASGAPARLAQSDWLHGSVINAGDGTHEHPTQALLDAFTMRRHLNAGGGNGLRQGLEGRRITIVGDVLHSRVARSNVHLLTTLGAQVTFVAPPTLVPIGIENWPCEVSYDLESVLPKTDAVMMLRVQRERMNAAFFPTEREYSRRYGLDGARLAQLPEHAIVMHPGPMVRGMEITAEVADSPRCTVVEQVANGVSVRMAVLYLLLGGAVFADGATEPARTEARTDSSEAAL; encoded by the coding sequence GTGAAGCGCCACCTCGTCTCCGCCGCCGACCTCACCCGCGACGACGCGCTGCTGATCCTGGACACCGCCGAGGAGCTGGCCCAGCTCTCCGGCCGCGCCGTGAAGAAGCTGCCCACCCTGCGTGGGCGCACCGTCGTCAACCTCTTCTTCGAGGACTCCACCCGCACCAAGACCTCCTTCGAGGTCGCCGAGAAGCGGCTCTCCGCCGACGTCATCAACTTCTCCGCCAAGGGCTCGTCGGTCTCCAAGGGCGAGAGCCTCAAGGACACCGCGCTGACCCTGCAGGCGATGGGCGCCGACGCGGTGGTCATCCGCCACCACGCGTCCGGCGCGCCGGCCCGCCTCGCGCAGTCCGACTGGCTGCACGGCAGCGTCATCAACGCCGGTGACGGCACCCACGAGCACCCCACCCAGGCCCTGCTCGACGCCTTCACCATGCGCCGGCACCTCAACGCCGGAGGCGGCAACGGCCTGCGGCAGGGGCTGGAGGGGCGGCGGATCACCATCGTCGGCGACGTCCTGCACAGCCGGGTCGCCCGCTCCAACGTGCACCTGCTCACCACCCTCGGCGCCCAGGTCACCTTCGTCGCACCGCCGACGCTGGTGCCGATCGGCATCGAGAACTGGCCGTGCGAGGTCAGCTACGACCTGGAGAGCGTGCTGCCCAAGACCGACGCGGTGATGATGCTGCGGGTGCAGCGCGAGCGGATGAACGCCGCGTTCTTCCCCACCGAGCGGGAGTACTCCCGCCGCTACGGGCTGGACGGCGCCCGTCTCGCCCAGTTGCCCGAGCACGCGATCGTGATGCACCCCGGCCCGATGGTCCGCGGCATGGAGATCACCGCCGAGGTGGCCGACTCCCCGCGCTGCACCGTGGTCGAGCAGGTCGCCAACGGCGTCTCCGTCCGGATGGCCGTCCTGTACCTCCTGCTCGGCGGGGCCGTCTTCGCCGACGGGGCCACCGAGCCCGCCCGCACCGAAGCCCGTACCGACTCCAGTGAGGCCGCCCTGTGA